CTggttctgtcccctcccccagtaGCTGCGGAGAAAAGGCAAGAGACACGTGAATGCTGGGTACATTGTGGCAGGGACTcattccccccaccctcccctagGGAATTTGCTCGCACATTCGCAGCCTCAAGCCCCTCTCCTgcatagcccccccccccgcaagctGGCACCCGCCTGCCCATCACCTTGACAGTCTCTAACATCctcctccacacccacaccctccCCCGCACACACGCAGTCCTCCCACACGCTGCCACTCACACCCGCATCTTTGACACTCTGACACACTTACACAGACTCACACGCTCACACCGCACCgacccccaccctccccagctACAGCACTTCAGGCCTCTAGCATTCACTTGCACATATTCCCTACCACGATGATGACTGACAGGTGTCCTCCCACGCACACCTCTCTCACACTCGCTTTCTAGGACACCCCCATTCACAGCGTGACATGCTGGCACTCTCTTCTCGACCTCACGGGCCTCCCTTAAAAGTCCACGTCCCGGGGGCCCCCCCGAAGTGGTTAAAGCCAGAGTCACGGCTGCAGctgcccctgccctctcctcttaGCGTCACCGCTGGACTCCATTAATAATGCAATGCCGAGTTCTGGGGATACGGCAGGGGGCCCCCGGACCGCTCCCCTAGCCCTGGCTCCCACTCCGCACCCTCCTCCCAGCCCGGGAGAACACGCTTCTCGATGCTCATTGGCCGCTTTCCTCTAAGCCCTCCCTCCAAACGCCTGGGCGCCAGTCCCTGGCAGAGAGGACGGGCTGGGACCCCAGGGTTGGGACCCGTGGTGTGCAGCCAGTAGCAGCAGAGGCGCGGAGAGGAAGAAGGTAGAGTGGGGGATAGACAGAAGCTGGTAGAGCAAGGCCGAGGGCAGCCCGCCTAGACCCAGCGATAGCTCAGGCCGGCAGCCAGAGCCCCGCGCCCCAAACCGGTAGCGCGCAGCTAAGGCGCGGGGACCCTGAGCTCTGACCTGGGGACGCTTAGCCAGGCGCTGCAGGGAGTCCCGCTGTCCAGTCCTCCCGGCCCTCGCGCGTTCCCCTCGTGGAGCGCGGGATTTTCCTGGGTGCGGGGACagtgctctccctcctcctccgcGCAGCACGCGCCACCCGCAGCTCCGGACAGCCGAGCAGGGCTCAGCCAGACACCCCAAGAGCGCGCAGCCGCCCGCCATGGATCCCAAGGACCGCAAGAAGATCCAGTTCTCTGTGCCCGCGCCCCCGAGCCAGCTCGACCCCCGACAGGTGGAGATGGTAAGGGGGCCGCGCCCCATCCACGTatcacccccaacacacatcccccaccccaccccagcacagtCCGTCCCGTCCCGTGTTAGTCCCAGCCTGGGCTGCAATGGGGCGCCCCACAGGACTGGAAGTTCGCTGGAGACTCCTAGCAACTTTTCTCCGGACCTTTAAGCCGATCTTGGGCGGGAGAATTCCTGCAGTGAGCGTCCTGAGACAATCAATCAGTTCTCCGGACTGCCCTTTTGGCTCTCACATAGCCCCGCTAGGCTAGTCATTTTCCCCGCGGGGACCCCATCACCTTGGTGGCACCCCATGGACACAAACAGCTCTGGCGTCTGAGGCTGTCACTTCAACCACTCATGGTTTAGAGGGCCACAGTCTCACCCTATGGGCctagtcggggggggggggtccccagaACATTGTTCTGAATACTCTCTGCTATCAAGACCTGGAGCTGACATCTCTTCCTAGGGTTGGGAGACCTACAAAGGTGTGAGGGAGAGATATGTTCTCCTCGACCTAGCAAGGACACTTGTTGCTGAGATGCCAACGGCTCTGAAGAGGAAGAACAGTAAAAAATGGGCAAAGGCAGTCTTGGGGTGTCTGGCTGGGGTGGGCTGAAGCCTGGGCCTAAGCAGCCTTTGGCAGCAGCTGCTTCAGCCTCAATTACCTGGTCCTCTCTCTATTTCCCTGGAGCTCCAAGGGGACCTAATTAACTGACAGTTGGTCTGATTGCCAAGCTAGGGTGGCCAAGGAGagcaattttatatatatattttcctcatGAGAACTGGGTGATAAATTCTACAGCTTGAGAAAGACTCTAACCCCCAGAGACCCCAGCAGACCCCTCAGTGCCTGGAGTTTGCCCCCCCCCGAGCTtcaggtgagggtgggggtgccTGCGGTACTGGGACTTCCTCTTCTGCTGAGTCCAGCTGCTTTGAAGTCCTTGAGCTGACCTTTGGTGAGGAAGGCCATAGGTGGCTCCCTTGGAGTGCTCAAGCTGATTGTAGAGAAAGTTCTACAGTAGCTGTGAAGTGTGGCCCTCTGGACTAGGAGTCCTTTGGACCCAgtgtgctgtgtgaccttgggtgcTTTGCTGAACCTCTCTAAGCCCGGGACTTTTCATtctcataaaataaagcaattgCATGAGCCTAGTGAGCTCTAACTGCCTTTGATTCTCAGGCTCCCCGAGGACTCCAAAGCCCAGCTCCCAGCTGGCTGAGTGCAATGGTGAGGTACCCCTATAGGGCACTTatgctgtccttccttcctccatctccctagATCCGGCGCCGGAGACCAACCCCTGCCATGCTGTTCCGGGTCTCAGAGCACTCCTCACCAGGTAGGGCCCATTCCCTGCTCCCTACCCCAACTCTGGGGCCTTTCTAAGGGCCCCCACAAGGAGAGAGGAACAGGCTGGAGACTGGAGGCCTGGAAGGCCAACACAGCTGGCTGGGTTGGTTTATTCTCTTGGCACCTGTTGGCACCAGGAGGGAAGGGCACACTTTTGCTGTCCCAGAGACTGAGGCTTGGGGGGAAAATAaccttattctttttctcttcctccttgacCATGGTTGCTGTATGCCTGATGGTCTCTCTCAGAGGAGGAGGCCTCTCCACATCAGGTGAGTTTCCTGGGGCAGCTGGAAGGACACTTAGCTGGGCCCTCTGGGCTGGGGTAGACTGATATCTGTAGAGCCAACCTAGGCCACCACAGGACATATTAGCATATCAATTGCATTACCCTGGAAAGATCCTGTTCTGGTGTCACCCTCTGTCTTAGTGGGGTGGGGCTGGCATGGGGTGTCCacgaccgaccgaccgaccgaccgaccgagAGAGGGTCCTGCTCTAAATCTGGCTTCTGCTAATGGGGGTGGAGTTTTGCCTAGGTGTCCTGTGCTCTGTCAGCTGTCCAAGTCAGTTGTcccactggggggaggggaaagggaagggtaCCTGGGGAGCCTGTTTCAACTGCTTCTTTCCTGTAGAGAACCTCTGGAGAGGGGCACCACCCAAAGTCGAAGAGACCCAACCCCTGTGCCTATACTCCCCCGTCACTGAAAGGTACTAATCTCACCTCCCCATCTGTCTGATGGTCTCCTGGAACTCTGCACGTGGGGGAGGAAGAGAACTGTCAGCCGGGAAGGACTGCCACCACCCCTCTCTGCCTGACTTGGGAGAATAGTTCCTTCTTAGGTttccagaggcagggagagggcagcTAGGGTCTTAACAGCAGGTTGAAGGGTTGAAGGGGGGGAGCTGGGTAGCCCTACAGGACAGTAAGCATTGAGATGACAACTCTGATGGTGTCTCTGCTGGGCCATGCTTgctgcctgccttcccctccGGCCCCGCCCCACAGCTCCACTCCAGTGTGCAGGTCTGCATCCTGGgctcctgcatcctgcatccacTCTTCTGTCTGGGGTTAAAAGATGTCATTCCTGTCTCATTGCCAGGTCTCATGGGTGGGGCAATGGGCGAAATGACGATTCGGCGGCTCAcagggtagctcagtggtagagcatttgatTGACACACCCTGGGTTACAGCTCTAACGTCGATTTTTTAGATAAGTCAGTATGGTGGTGCAGAGGCCTGTTAGCTCAGCAGTTTGGAGACAGCTTGTtttcgtgagttcaaggccaaactggtctaTAGAGAGggtgccaggccagccagagttgcACAGCGAGTAGTCCCCggctcaaaaagcaaaacaaaaatacccgaaagcaaaaccaaaacaaagtcacttgatggctcacacctgcaatccctgcacttaggacccagaggcaggaggatggctatgGACATGAGATCAGCCTGGGCCGCACGGTGAATGCCAGGCTAGCTAGGGCAATGCAGCAAGGATGTGTCTCatacagaaaggaaaactgaGTGATTCAGTCCCTGGCCTCCAGGACCCTTTGCTTCTGAGGGTCAGGGAGAGTTTGCAGGAGAGACAGtgctgaggccagaaaagacagGTAAAGAGATGGGACGTGCAGAGGGGCTGGTGGTGTGAAGCCAGGTTTTAAGGACAGCTGGAGACTTGATTTCTGGCCCGGGAGCTGTGGGAGACACACCGGAAGGAAGAGCAGGTGCACTGAGGGAGCCAAAGGCCTCTTCCTAGCTGGGTGCCAGTGGcctgccaccccccaccccatcccccccaccTAGGCCTTTCTTGCCAGCCTGTCCCttctcctggggctggagggcAGCAATGGTGTGCTGAGAGTTCCCCAGGTGGGGGGGTTTGATGTGGCTTCCCAGCAGCCAAGGTCAACAGGTGCACCTGTCAGCCTTCCTGCCACGCCTGGGAGCacaggggaggagcagggaggaccAGAGAGAGGGGTTGGTGTTCTCCTTCTCCCGAGACAGGaacatgaaggaaggaagctacAGCGAGTGGCAGCGGGCAAGGACTTCCCGGAGGGAAGGGCTTAAAGCAGGCATGAGGACAAGTGGCGTATTACCAAGGAGGACAAAAACTTGGGCCTTGGGACTGGGGCGTGGAATGTGTGCATAGCACACGTGAGACCCTGGCTGCCAGTGCCAGCACCACGTAAACCAAGTGTGCTGACGCACCTGTGAGCccccactcaggaggcagagtcacgAAGTTTGAGGTCGTGGtgctcagtgagtttgaggctgactCAAGATACATGATGAAAGGGAGTCTGTCTTAAGACAGTCTGCGTCTTCTCCACTCTAGGCTGGGTGACTATGAGGGGGACCCCACCCCATGTCCTTTCAGGGGGAAGTGTTAGAGAGGGAAGCCAGGTCTTACACACTAAGCACACACTATAAcgctgagctacacctccagttCAGCCCTCCCTGGCTTTGGTTGTACACTTTAGGGAGTGGGCTATGGTAGGAGTTTAGGGCCAGGAAATTTCTTGTGTACCAAAAGTTGACCAAAGATCTGTCTACTCCAGCCTCTCCGGGCTGTGTCTATAGCATCTGGGTAGAGACACAGGAATGGTGGGAAGGAGTCAGGAGAGGGCTGTACCGgggttcttggtttttgttttgttttgttttcctgagatagggtttctctgtgtatccctggctgtccaggaactcactctgtagaccaggctggccttgaactccgagatctgcctgcctctgcctcccgagtgctgggattaaaggcttgtaagGCCACCTCCATCCTTCCGGGTTCTTGAATCTTAACAAGACTTGGGATAGGCGGATTTTTAAGGTCTTAGACATGGAGAGGTAAAAGAAGGAGACAGTGTTATAGGGAAAGATTCTAGAAGGCCCAGGGAGGCACGAGAGACTGAGTACTGCCAACAGGAGCTCacggggtggggctgggggttgggggtgggggaagcagaggCACTGCACACACCTGCCAGCACCTTGGATCACGAACTAAATAACTCGCCTCCGCCTGCCGCCGCCTCTCCCCCAGCCCAGAGGCCCTTCTGCACTGAGACGGTTCTATTTGGCAAGCTTAGCCCTTTCTGGGCAAGGGCAAGTGTCTGGCAAGGCTTGGGTTTTGTAGGGCAGGATTCAAGAGCCCTCCAGGAAGGGTGGGCAGCACTAAGCCCAGGGGAgcagcggggtgggggtggggtgctttgAGGTCAGGTCAGAGTTCTCTGGGTTGGCTCAAGGTGAAACTTTGCCGGGTCCCCAAGGCCAGGGCAGGGCAATTTATTGAGATTTTATTGCCTGGGTAGCTTACCCACAGGCAGCGGGAAGAGGTAGGTTGGAAgctgggggcagggcggggcatTGGGCCCACACAATGCACCCTCTGTGCCTGTCCCTGAGTTGGCAGGAGTGCATGGCCCTGCTCAGTGCAAGGGAGGTTTCCAGCCTACCCCCTGGGCTGCAAAGGGGAGGGGCTGCTGTTGGATTAAGTAGCCCAGAACCACTGGCCACTGCAGAGTCTAGTCTGGGGGCAGTGGACCTAGTGCCTCTCACCTACTCTAAAATGCTGATAGTCCCTGGCCCCTTGCTGACCCTGCTCTAGTCTTTAGTTTTGTTGGAGGGggtttatgtagcccaggatagatTAGAGCTCACTAGGTAGCTGAGGATGCATTTATattcctgatcttcttgcctctactttATTGGTGTTGTGATTCCAGGCCTCTACTAGAAACAAAACCCAGGGTCCTGTAAACgctacatccccagtccctcCAGCACCCCAGGCTTAACCCAATACTGTTCCTTCAAACCCTGATAAGTCCCAGAACCCCCAGCCcgtcttttttctctccttgccTTTCGTCTTTGGGAAGCCGCCCACGCTGTTCCTTTCCTAGGCTGCATCTGAGCAGGTcttcgtggtggtggtggtggtggggtgttgCTGCTTTCTGGGTCACTGCAAAGGGAGCTGGGAGATTAGGGATATGGGTCACGACTGTGAGGGCTGCATCTGAACAGTCCACTTGCCCAGCCAGGACTTTATGGGTCAGAGTGCTGTGACCTCAGGCTCAGGACTGTTCCCGCCCAGGGAGCCTGGGGAAGAGGTGTGGATTGGTATCTAATGCTGGACAGTTTtaggccgggggggggggcacagcaaAATGGATCATTGTGAACAATATCAGGAAAAATGGCTCCAGCCTATAGGCCTGACACCTTCTGCCGGGGGGTTAACGCTGGTAAACACTTTCCAGTACTGGACACCTGGTTATGGAAGCGCTCTGGCCAGAGAATGCTAAGCTGTTGCTGTGCTGGCCTGGTCTTGCCCAGACAGGTGCCCTGTGGTGCAGGGGAGTTTTCTGGTGCCAGTCTTGAGTGGGAGGGCAGCGTCTCGGAACAGCTTAAGAGCTAATGTGATTAAAATGTACGCCTGTGGTTCCTACCTTGGTTTGACGCCCACCCTCTGCAGGGTGGATTGTGGCCTTTCACCATTGAACTTGGACCCCTTAGGGCAGCACTTCTGCCTCAGTTGGGTGCATGAGCTGCTCCTTCCTCTTGGCTGACCCTTgtttccttcccacccccacccccccacccccatcccctctgccaGCTGTGCAACACCTGCAGACCATCAGCAACTTGAGTGAGAACCAGGCCTCGGAGGAAGAGGATGAGTTAGGGGAGCTTCGGGAGCTCGGGTATCCCCAGGAGGATgacgaggaggatgaggatgaagaggaggatgaagaagaagacaGCCAGGCGGAGGTCCTGAAAGGCAGCAGGGGCATTGGTAAGCTGAAGGGGCTGTGGTCTGTGGTTCCTGCTACCGTGGGTCAGGCGTGGCTCTTCCAGAAGAATCCTGTGATGTCCTTCTGTGGCCAGCTTCTGAGACCTGGCACCCCTCAGTCTTGGTTAACCCTTCACCTGATTAAGTTTTCCCCACTGTTTATCCTTTTCTAAAAATTAAGGCGAGACACAGGACAACAGAGGCTAGACCCAAAAAGGAACTGTCTATCCATGGAAGCGAATTGTGAGGAGGTTCAGAGGTAGAGAGAAAGCCTAACATTCCCTTTCATGCATTTCTGAACCTAGCACGTGCTCTCTGCTGTGCTTCAAGGAGGCTGGCTGATTTGCCCTCTCCAGGACCCCTGAGAGTGTCTTTTCCCTCCCAGGATGGGGTGGGAGAGTGCCCTCTAGTGTCCAGATGTAGAATTGACGATTTAagagccagtctggtctgcacCTCTACTTTAACCTCAGCAGGCTGGAGATAAGGCGCGGAAAACCTACACAGGAGGCTGCAGAGCCAGAAAGAAAT
This sequence is a window from Mus pahari chromosome 14, PAHARI_EIJ_v1.1, whole genome shotgun sequence. Protein-coding genes within it:
- the Ppp1r1b gene encoding protein phosphatase 1 regulatory subunit 1B, which gives rise to MDPKDRKKIQFSVPAPPSQLDPRQVEMIRRRRPTPAMLFRVSEHSSPEEEASPHQRTSGEGHHPKSKRPNPCAYTPPSLKAVQHLQTISNLSENQASEEEDELGELRELGYPQEDDEEDEDEEEDEEEDSQAEVLKGSRGIVGQKPTCGRGLEGPWERPPPLDEPQRDGNSEDQVEGRATLREPGEEPLHPSSPEPGT